TTCAATCGAACAACCCACAAAAACCCTTGTTTTCTCCTCACGCAGTTGCAAAAATGACTGTTTTTCTCCTTCACATGGTCGCACAATCGCCTCTTCGCTCCTTCATTGCTAGACCACTCCAAATTCCCTGTGTTTTTTCAAAAATGGCAAACCCCTCTTCACTTTTCATTGTTCAGACCACTTCAATCCCCCTGTGGTTTTTCCAAAATCACACCTGCAAACCCCTATTTCCTTTCCTTTTCACTGTTTTGAACGCTCCAAACCTCCAATGTTTTTTGCAAAATGTCAATCGTGTGCATTGAAATCCCCAGTGTTTTCCACGACATATTTCACATGCCACAACTGTCAGCAACTTTATTGTTCCCACCATACCTCATTTTCACAACATACGATACAGTTTCCCACGGCTTCCCCCCTCCCCTTCCCTAGCAATAAGATTTCACAACGGCCTTCCTTATCTTTCACGACGACGACCAAGCGTCCAACTCAGCTCCAAATGTTTCTTGTCGCTTTGCGAAGCCCACCAACATGTACAACCACGTATGTATGACGATGTATCAAAATTGTACCTGCATGCTATTTTGTGTCGAGAATAGCCACTTCCAAAGTAAATCACATAATTGTTGTATGTTGCACCTCCATTGCAAATTCTTCAAATGAATCTATACAACTTATATGCAAAATTAATTGCCCTATTTTATTGaacatattggagttgaggaaaaatcaactctacagctcccaaagatcacctgcatgcaaacctgtcacagaaggagaaaAGCAAAAAagttatggaggccagaattcggagatccagaaaagatgagtcatattgattgtgcaacaagaatgcaattcaataattacagttgttataaaaatacaaagagagaatccttataaaagaatactcgaaaccctaaaggtgaaaatcctaaagaattataagattcctaagtgtAGCTTAAGCATAGAatataataaactaataattaaataaacaattattagcTAATataagattactctaacaccccccttaagatgaacttagagagtagctaaaaaacaactaaagactaaaaatacatgtaaaaaatgcaagaaagcaacaatgggtcccgactactaggcctgatgaggtacctaaGTACAATAAAatatctgtaaagtggagaaaaaggaaaaaaccctgtgggaacaaaactcctctctaagagatgaaagctcaagtgaggactaagatgcctccaaacaagagtgttccacaagataggaacaaaaagaagagcatGAAAAACAacactaaagcatgaaatagctgcaaacattgtcgaaaagtaactgttgatctgaagaacctccactgaaataacaTGACCACATAAAGAAGACTGTaatatgcatgagtgccctcaaataacattgctcgaatcagatgacaaacaaaaacaaacaactaaactcgaagatacagatgacatgaaaCATCAAaccctgaagagttgatcaatcgaaccaaagaAGCATTAAAACGACATGACAAAACTcctcataatgttgaaaagggagagggacaggtacactgaaaataacgaccaacaagaactgcatgacgaaaaaccaagaacatcgaagatgtagagaaagtacataatatcgtggaaggaacactcacttgacacacatcatgaggtaatattgtggaaggaacactcacgtgacaaaggtagatagcaaacaaaaggcaaacatcaaccccccatggcactttataaataATGTATGTACAATAAGATACAAGATGTACAAGatctcaagtatacaatgcatggtggcactttatctcaatacgtttgcataaataaaatgctacagtgatctttgtatacatcattttgtaagcatttctttttttgcaaacgctctgataccatattggaattgagaaaaaatcaactctatagctcccaaatatcacctgcatgcaaacctgtcacagaaggagagaagcaaaaaaactatgAAGGTCATTATCcaaagatccaaaaaagaggagtcatattaattgtgcaacaagaatgcaattcaataattacagttgttataaaaatacaaaaagagaatccttataaaaggatactcgaaaccctaaagatgaaaaccctaaaaaattataagattcctaagtttagcgtAAGCAtaaagtataatagactaataactaaataaataattattagctaataaaagattactctaacagaaCATCTATATCTTGCCTTTTTTTTTGTCATGGATATTTTTCTCTTTCCATAAAAAAATTAAACTATAATGGACATTGTcattcaaattttttaaataaGACATAATTTTTTTGGTTgaagaaaataattattaattaaaatatatatttaaaatattatgatAAACATTGCTCAAATAACCACACTACTGACAGATTAACACTACAATAATTatgttaataattattaataaactatattaatttATATTAGAGCATAATCAATGATAATGATTAATAAACCATGAGGACTTGTGCATTGGTcactttaataaaaataatattagaaCGTCATAATATcactttaataataatattattagaaCGTCATAATATCATTAATGATTAATAATAAGCCACTAAGACTTCAACATTGAGAgcttccaaaaatataaatttatattgataATAGTTTGTTCCTCAATCAATTGTAGGAAAAGATAATACATAATGGCATCCATTTATTTAGTCAGTTAACTTAACTGTCAATTGACTAAAATTTTGTTTGTTGCCATACAAACCAAACTAGTAAACTTTCTATCATAAACATGCATGCATTCACATATACTAGATAGGGCTTGCCAATTTGGCTATCTCCAAGTATTTTTACCACACCTGCTTTCATATCTTACCATCTTTTAACATTTTTATATTTAGTCTCTGTACCATACACTATATTTAGCCTCCTGGACGTTACTTCTTCTATGTAAAATAGCAGATTTCTTAGTTAAGATGCATAATAGAGAAGACACTTGAATATGTATTAACAATGGATCCCATCCTGGCCCTTAGACTGCTTGATCTGGATGTTTTAGAGTGGAAACTTTGAACATACAAAAACTGAAAATAAAGGTTCGGTACCCGCAACTAGAGAACAAAATCCATGAGAGTTAAGATGGGCCACAGTGGAGTACGGTAAAGACCTCTCCTAGCAGAGATGGTAAAAATCTGATATAGATAGCATAAGTGGTGGAAGATGAGCACAGCGATGGCCAGGCGTAATGAAGATTCACAGCAATATGGAGGTACCTGCATGCTGAAAAGGTAGTGCCCCTCGTTGTCTCCCCTACTTATTGACACAAGCCACGAGTTGAATAAATTCTGCTACTCTACCTAGGATCAACTAGATCCACTGTGGATTTTTGCACTCTCAAGAGATTTTGTGGGAAGAAATTTGGTTCTAACATTATCTTTTTTTTGCAACCTTGTGTATTTTATTCAATATCCCTGCATTGTGGTGAGAAAAAGGTTCGAGGCTGCCTGTTTAGGCTTGAAGATCTGGGAACGGGATCCCTTGTAGCATTCTGAAAAGCTCCAGGTCTTATTCTATGAAGCCATTTACTTTGTGTAACATAAAATTCCCTTGCAATAGTGCATCCCTAATAAGCCTAGGGAAATTGCTACAAGAGGCAAATCGGCGAGGAATTTTCAGATTGCTAGAAGGGACCTGGCTAAAGTATCTTTAGCCCAAATAAGTAGACTCAAAACCTTTTTCTCCACACTTGAGGAGGATTGAATAAACTAGCTAGGATTCTTAAGGAAGTTAATGTCGGAAACCCAGTTCTTATCAAAAAATGCTCTGAAGGAGGAGCTTATATTACCTAAGGTTCTTGTTGATCCCAAACTGAGTGAAAGAAACATATGACTTTCTTCTATTTAGATTATTTTCTCCAGCAATCACTTTTGAACATAAACATTATTGTAAATGTCCTTCCTCTATGAAAATCACGTTCTACTTGAATGCAGTGACCAAAGCGCTAAGTAAACCTTAGTGACATGATGTTGAAAATAATAACTATAATTCATCAAGACTCAACTGAGCATTACAAAGTCAATATGATTTCTAAACCTAAAAAAATATATTCTGGAAAGCGCTGGAAAATGCATTTAACAGTTCTTCACATGTGCACGAATATAAGTGTAGAATGAAAAATGTGAGATTGAATTCTCCTTACTATTTAATATCTACTGCACTTCTCATTTTGTTAAAACTCAATAGAGCCTTACAATATACTTATGTTACAGCCAAACAAGAATCCTCTGAAGCATAATCATCCTCTTGTTATTTTTGTACGAGTGTCTAACTTCAAATaacttcaaatcttgcattctggTAAGTCCGGAATCGAGGCTCTTGCTGAATTTGACCCAGAATTATTGTGGGCTTCCTGTTCATAATTGATAGGAATAGCATCCAACTTCACGTTTTCTTCCTGTTTACTGTCCATTGATATGTTTTTAGAGTCCCCCTTAAGGAAGTTAACTAGTTGACTCATTGTTGGCCTTTTCGCAGGAGCAGTTTGAGTACAAGCTGTTGCAGCATGAATAACTCGCCTTAATTCCTCTAAATTATATCTACCATGCAGCTTTGGATCTGCTAGTTCACTATATCTTCCCTGGCAAACCAATGATGGTGCCCAATTAGCTAGAGAGCACATTGTAGCAGATCCCGATGTTTCTATGGGTTTCTTTCCACTAACAAGTTCCAGCAAGAAGATTCCAAAACTGTACAAGTCACAACTTTTAGAAGCCTTCCCCCACATGGCATACTCAGGTGCAAGATAACCTAGTGTTCCTTTAACTCGTGTAGTTATATGGGTTGCACCATCTGGTATAAGTCTAGCAAAACCAAAATCTGCAACTTGAGCTTGGAAATCTGAGTCCAACAGTATATTGCTTGATTTAACATCTCTGTGAATTATATGAGGTTTGACATGATTGTGAAGGTACCTGCAAAGGCCATCAAAGTAAGTTAGACTGGCATCTTTCGTAAATGTTCTAGAAATATGCTTATTGGAACTGACCCACAAAGTAGAATCATATGCAAGATCGAAGCCAAATGATAAGTATGAACACCACAAGGTTCCAATCTTCCAAGTAATGAAAGAGTTCTAGTATCATGTTATGCCAAATTTAGCTGTTTGGTtgtgatcaaaaaaaaattatgactGCTATCTGTAGACTCTAGAGCACATTACCCCATGGAAGTGTTTATTTTCATCTAGATTTGCGTTTCCAAGAGAACTAAATATGACTCTATATTTACTTACGAGTTTACACATAAATTTACTCAAGAAAAACTAGATGAGAACTTACGCCAGGCCTTCTGCAGAGCCAATTGCTATATTCATTCTTTTAGGCCAATCAAGAGGAGAACGTCTAGCATATTCGCCATGTAAATGTGCAAGCAAACTGGATTTGGGCATGTAATCGTAAATGATAAGACGTTCCTGACCCTCAGCACAATATCCACGTAAGCTCAACAGATTTTTGTGTTTTACTCGACCAAGAATCTCAACTTCCACTGCAAACTCCATTTCGGTTTTTGAAGTTAAAACCTTTAATCGTTTGACGGCGATCTGTAAAGAATAATACTTTCAGGTAGAATACTGAATAATAAAAATAGTAGGTAAAAACTTAAAAAACCTTGACACCTGTCTGAAACTAGTAATGGTCAAAACGAACATAATTAACTACAATATTCTAGAatatttttta
The nucleotide sequence above comes from Cryptomeria japonica chromosome 11, Sugi_1.0, whole genome shotgun sequence. Encoded proteins:
- the LOC131079899 gene encoding PTI1-like tyrosine-protein kinase At3g15890; the protein is MEKLQKLLCCYADPLNNKIDMEPKGTTWRIFSLKELFEATNNFDPDNKLGEGGFGSVYHGLLSDGSQIAVKRLKVLTSKTEMEFAVEVEILGRVKHKNLLSLRGYCAEGQERLIIYDYMPKSSLLAHLHGEYARRSPLDWPKRMNIAIGSAEGLAYLHNHVKPHIIHRDVKSSNILLDSDFQAQVADFGFARLIPDGATHITTRVKGTLGYLAPEYAMWGKASKSCDLYSFGIFLLELVSGKKPIETSGSATMCSLANWAPSLVCQGRYSELADPKLHGRYNLEELRRVIHAATACTQTAPAKRPTMSQLVNFLKGDSKNISMDSKQEENVKLDAIPINYEQEAHNNSGSNSARASIPDLPECKI